GGCCTTGTAATAGAGGATTTCCATAATCAGCCCGTTTGTGTTTCCGGTTAAGGATTTATTGGGCTGTTGGGTCTCTTCATACATGCCAGCAAAAAAACCGCCACCGTCCGGACTCATTAATCCCTTGGCAACCTCAAAAAGTTGTTGAGCGTAGGGATCATCTGGAAAAATATAGCGCCAACCAAATGCTGCCTTTGTGCTGATACTGCGTTTATCAGGGTGGAGTTCGTTCTTTTCCGTGATGGTGGCCCAGGCGACACCATTAGAGAAAACAGTGTTGTAGAGGAAGTAGGGCGGACCATCAATGTTATCCTCAGTCACTGCTGTCAATTGGCCTGTGGCCTGATAGCGTCGCTTCTGAACTTCAAAGACCCGGGCTGCATAGTCCCGCATTTGGTCGCCTAAAAAACCAAATTCAATGCCGTCTAAGATGTAGGACTCACTGACAACATAGTTATTCGCATTGGTGTCTTGATAATTACGCGTATCGACAGGAATTTGCACCCCATAGATCTCGACCATTTTGTAAGGTTCAAAGGACAATGCCTTCGGAACCTGAAAATTCCAAAGTTCGTATCCTCTGGATGCATACTCTTCATATCCGAGGCGACCTTCCTGTACTGGCAAGGTTTGACCATCTTCAAGGACTGTAGCCCCATACATATAGCCATCTTGAACAGAACGATCAACCGCCCAGCGGTCGATGATAGCTTTTAACCAATCTGCATATTGCGGGTGACAGGTACGTAAGACATGGAATGCAGCTAGAATACGGCCTATATCTAGGGCAGACCAGCCAATCCCCCGCTCAATAGGGTTGTTGCCATAGTCCACCATGGCTCCATCGGCAGCGTTATAGACCTTATTCGGTAAGCTATCTTCAAAAAGCGTTAATCCAGCCAGGGAAGATAGAAATTTGTTCAGTTTTTGGTCAAACTCTTCTTGTGGAATCAGGTTCATCCATCGGGCTGCGTTGAGGGCCATCAGGTAGTTGCCCATATCCCACAGGGTGCCTGAAGGGTACCCCCCGGTAGAGTTGGTAAAGCCTGTCGCTTCTTGATAGTTATTCAGAAAGTATTGCCAAGCAGTGCGGGCGTAAGTTTCCTCCTCTGGTGTCAGAGGATTTGTAATCGCACCACATTCATTGGCTTCTTGGGCATAGGCAGCCTTCTCTGTAGTAAAAGGTAGCCACAGAGGAGGAGAAAAAATGCCTAATGCCAACCAGGCAACTAGTCTAACTATTGGCAGAGGACGACGTCGCTTCATCAGATAGGATGGCCCCAATCAAAAAATGTAAAAGAAACACAAACCCTGTTGTAGTCGAGCAGGGAAATAGGGCTAAATCCGATTAAGTTCCCAGCTCAGAAACACCAGCCCAAACGGCTAAAGGTTTGCCAACCTTTTTGAATAATAAGCACTCTAAGATAATGCCATTATTATTAGCTGTCAATACGGCATTTGGCTCATCTAAGGTCTCATAAAAACCACTGTACCAGCCTTTTTTTGAACCAACTTTTTCTTGCACAAAAGAAAACAGCTTTTTGGTGTAATCCGTGTTGTAAAGAACATGCCAACCAATTGCCGCTTTCGTACTAACAAAGCGAAGATGATTGTAGTTTTCTCCGGTATCACTAATGGTTGCCCAGGGCTTACCGTTTACATACAAGGTGTTGTAAACAAAATACGGTTCCCGATCTAAATTATCTTCCGTGATAGCGGTCAATTGCTTCGTCGCTTTATAACGGGCTTCCTGAGCGGCTAACATCCGATCTGCATAGGCCTTAGGTAGGGCTTTAAAGCCTGTCTCAATGCCATCCAAGAAGAACGGCTCACTTAATACGTAATTATTCGCTTCCGAATTTTCGCGATCGCGCACATCAAATGGAATGCTATGGCCATAGAGTTCAACAAAGGCTGACTTGTTGTCATAATCTAACGCCTTATCAACATTGAGCCCCCAGAGCTTCAAGCCATAGGCTGCATAATCTTCGTACCCTAAGCGTCCTTCCTGGTTGTATTGCTCTTGCCCATCTTTGATGCTGGTGCCATACATCTGGCCATCTTTCGTCAACCGTTTGACATCCCAGGCTTCCCACACTGCCGTGGTTTGGGGCTCAAACTCGGGATATTT
The genomic region above belongs to Acaryochloris sp. CCMEE 5410 and contains:
- a CDS encoding DUF3131 domain-containing protein is translated as MNSNFEMPPKKLAFLTYLGGVVTAVAAIAGLEMLSGNLSQKESTQESGPTTTATAPSSKTSDTTKAKPKAKNEKPDSRSIKFPGDRVSKQEIAKTTTPYIPAHVGKLSPAELKVAKKAWSYFETNINPDTGLANSVDQFQSVTLWDQSAAMAAVVSAKELDLISEKEFKATMSKMLTTLAKLELYKGELPNKVYNSQNLMPVNYGSLDKREEIGWSAIDLGRIALWLKIIAAKYPEFEPQTTAVWEAWDVKRLTKDGQMYGTSIKDGQEQYNQEGRLGYEDYAAYGLKLWGLNVDKALDYDNKSAFVELYGHSIPFDVRDRENSEANNYVLSEPFFLDGIETGFKALPKAYADRMLAAQEARYKATKQLTAITEDNLDREPYFVYNTLYVNGKPWATISDTGENYNHLRFVSTKAAIGWHVLYNTDYTKKLFSFVQEKVGSKKGWYSGFYETLDEPNAVLTANNNGIILECLLFKKVGKPLAVWAGVSELGT